In Lotus japonicus ecotype B-129 chromosome 5, LjGifu_v1.2, one genomic interval encodes:
- the LOC130717178 gene encoding phospholipase D zeta 1-like, with protein MSTEPLIQPPDAVAASRQCGELWRIFDELPKATIVSVSRPETGEISPILLSYTIELQYKQFKWRLRKKASQVLYLQFALRKRALIEDLHGKQGQVKEWLQSIGIVDQTVMVQDDEEPDDGAVPLHHKDSVNSRYVPSVAALSIIRPSLGGQQSIAEKAKVAMQSYLDLFLGNMDIVNSQEVCKFLEVSKLSFLQEYGPKLREGYVMVNHLSNISQDSDVSCFPCNWFRCCDNNWKKVWAVLKPGFLALLDDPFNNKLLDIIMFDVLPSSTGNGGTKIYLAETKKEHNPLRYTFEVTSGNKSICLRTTSSDKVKAWVTAINEAGLRPLEGWCYPHRFGSFSPVRGLAEDGSQAQWYVDGQAAFEAIASSIQDAKSEIFITGWWLCPELYLRRPFDSFSTFRLDSLLEEKAKQGVQIYVLLYKEVSLALKINSSYSMRRLLKIHENVRVLRYPDHFASRVYLWSHHEKLVIIDYKICYIGGLDLCFGRYDTPEHKVGDCPSVIWPGKDYYNPRESEPNSWEDTMTDELDRQKYPRMPWHDVHCAIWGPPCRDIARHFIQRWNHAKRTKAPNEHEIPLLMPHHHMVLPHYMGRSKEIDIDGKEDEDNRKEIERQDSFSSESPTQDIPLLLPQEADGLVTSSGDQTNFSEHSPLSSQNVEHESLVPDNQKKGFQDEVVTLNLGAQSLVDTLDDWWDTPEGTNDASTLEYGEVGPRTTCHCQVIRSVSQWSAGTSQTEESIHTAYCSLIDKAKHFIYIENQFFISGLAKDDTIQNRILEALYRRILQAHKEEKEFRVIVVMPLLPGFQGGLDDGGAATVRALTHWQYRTISRGKHSILHNLEAILGPKAHDYISFYGLRTHGRLYADGPMATSQVYVHSKLMIIDDRVAFIGSSNINDRSLLGLRDSEIGVLIEDKEYVGSLMNGKPWKAGKFSHSLRCSLWSEHLGLSSGDISKISDPVADSTYKDLWSATAKENTRIYHEVFACIPNDLIHSRAALRQSMVYWKEKLGHTTIDLGIAPDKLVCRENGETKAIDPVDRLKHVKGHLVSFPLEFMRDEDLRPAVIESEFYVSPQVYH; from the exons ATGTCGACTGAGCCGCTAATTCAACCGCCGGATGCGGTGGCGGCGTCCCGCCAATGCGGCGAACTGTGGCGGATTTTCGACGAGTTGCCCAAAGCCACCATCGTGTCAGTTTCTCGACCAGAGACTGGAGAAATTAGCCCAATTCTCCTTTCTTATACCATTGAATTGCAGTACAAACAG TTCAAGTGGCGGCTACGGAAGAAAGCATCACAAGTTCTTTATCTGCAGTTCGCTTTGCGGAAACGTGCCTTGATTGAAGATCTTCATGGCAAGCAAGGGCAG GTAAAAGAATGGCTTCAAAGCATAGGAATAGTTGATCAAACTGTGATGGTGCAAGATGATGAGGAACCTGATGATGGAGCTGTACCTTTACATCATAAAGACAGTGTTAacagcag ATATGTCCCATCTGTTGCTGCTCTGTCAATAATTCGTCCATCATTAGGAGGTCAGCAGTCAATTGCTGAGAAAGCCAAAGTAGCAATGCAGAGTTATTTGGATCTGTTTTTGGGAAACATGGATATTGTGAATTCTCAAGAG GTCTGCAAGTTTTTGGAGGTCTCCAAGCTATCCTTTTTACAGGAGTATGGTCCAAAACTGAGAGAGGGATATGTAATGGTGAATCATTTGTCAAATATTTCGCAGGATTCAGATGTATCATGCTTTCCATGTAATTGGTTTCGTTGTTGTGATAACAACTGGAAGAAG GTATGGGCTGTATTGAAACCTGGGTTTTTGGCCTTGCTGGATGACCCCTTCAACAACAAACTACTGGATATAATCATGTTTGATGTCCTCCCATCCTCAACTGGAAATGGAGGGACCAAAATATATTTAGCTGAAACTAAAAAGGAACACAATCCTCTGCGTTACACATTTGAG GTTACTAGTGGAAATAAGAGCATATGTTTGAGAACAACAAGCAGTGATAAAGTTAAAGCTTGGGTTACTGCAATAAATGAAGCTGGTCTAAGACCTCTGGAGGGTTGGTGTTATCCTCATCGCTTTGGTTCATTTTCTCCTGTAAGAGGTTTGGCTGAAGATGGAAGCCAAGCCCAGTGGTATGTAGATGGACAGGCAGCGTTTGAAGCAATTGCTTCTTCAATTCAAGATGCAAAGTCAGAG ATCTTCATTACAGGATGGTGGCTATGTCCAGAGCTATATCTGCGACGGCCTTTTGATAGTTTTTCTACCTTTAGGTTAGACTCATTACTAGAAGAAAAAGCTAAGCAAGGGGTTCAG ATTTATGTGCTGCTCTACAAGGAGGTTTCTTTAGCCTTGAAAATCAACAGCTCGTACAGTATGAGAAGACTGCTCAAAATTCATGAGAATGTGAGGGTATTGCGATATCCTGACCATTTCGCTTCTCGTGTGTATTTATG GTCGCATCATGAAAAACTTGTAATAATTGATTACAAAATTTGCTATATTGGAGGGTTAGATTTATGCTTTGGACGATATGACACACCTGAGCATAAAGTAGGTGATTGCCCCTCTGTAATATGGCCTGGAAAGGACTATTACAATCCAAG AGAATCTGAACCAAATTCATGGGAAGACACCATGACAGATGAATTGGATCGCCAGAAATATCCTCGCATGCCATGGCATGATGTCCATTGTGCTATTTGGGGACCTCCATGTCGTGACATTGCTCGGCACTTTATTCAACGGTGGAACCATGCTAAG AGAACTAAGGCTCCAAATGAACATGAAATTCCACTACTTATGCCTCACCATCACATGGTCTTACCACATTACATGGGAAGAAGCAAAGAAATAGACATTGATggaaaggaagatgaagataacAGGAAAGAAATTGAAAGGCAGGATTCATTTTCTTCAGAGTCTCCAACACAAGATATACCCCTCCTTTTACCTCAAGAAGCGGACGGATTAGTTACTTCAAGTGGAGACCAAACAAATTTCAGTGAACATTCTCCATTATCATCCCAAAATGTGGAGCATGAATCTTTAGTTCCAGATAACCAGAAGAAAGGGTTTCAAGATGAAGTTGTTACTTTAAACTTGGGGGCACAATCTCTAGTTGATACTCTAGATGATTGGTGGGATACACCTGAAGGTACCAATGATGCTTCTACTTTGGAATATGGAGAAGTTGGTCCCCGTACTACTTGTCACTGTCAG GTGATCAGAAGTGTCAGCCAGTGGTCTGCTGGAACAAGTCAGACTGAAGAAAGTATTCACACCGCATATTGTTCTCTCATTGATAAAGCAAAACATTTTATCTACATTGAG aatcaatttttcatatcAGGTCTAGCAAAGGATGACACAATACAAAATCGTATTTTGGAAGCACTATATAGGCGTATTTTGCAAGCCCACAAAGAGGAAAAAGAATTTAGAGTTATAGTTGTGATGCCCCTCTTGCCTGGATTCCAG GGCGGTCTAGATGATGGTGGTGCCGCAACTGTGAGGGCCTTAACACATTGGCAATATAGAACAATTTCTAGAGGAAAGCACTCCATATTGCACAATCTTGAAGCTATACTTGGTCCTAAAGCACATGATTATATTTCTTTCTATGGACTAAGAACCCATGGTCGACTTTATGCGGATGGTCCTATGGCTACAAGTCAg GTATATGTGCACAGCAAATTGATGATAATTGATGATCGTGTAGCTTTTATTGGATCATCTAATATAAATGACCGGAGTTTGCTTGGATTAAGAGACTCTGAG ATCGGAGTGCTTATAGAAGACAAAGAATATGTTGGATCATTGATGAACGGAAAGCCTTGGAAGGCTGGAAAATTTTCCCATAGCCTCCGCTGCTCGCTATGGTCTGAGCATCTTGGTCTTTCTTCTGGAGAT ATCAGTAAAATCAGTGATCCAGTGGCAGATTCAACCTACAAGGACTTGTGGTCAGCAACTGCAAAG gaaaATACTAGGATATACCATGAGGTCTTCGCTTGCATTCCCAATGACTTGATACACTCGAG AGCTGCACTTCGGCAAAGCATGGTTTACTGGAAGGAAAAACTTGGTCATACCACCATAGACTTGGGAATAGCCCCTGATAAGTTAGTCTGTCGTGAAAATGGAGAAACCAAAGCAATAGACCCGGTAGATAGATTGAAGCATGTAAAAGGACACCTTGTTTCTTTCCCTTTGGAGTTCATGCGTGATGAAGATCTCAGACCAGCTGTTATCGAGAGTGAGTTTTATGTATCTCCTCAAGTATATCATTAG